A genome region from Oryzias latipes chromosome 2, ASM223467v1 includes the following:
- the LOC111948476 gene encoding alpha-2-macroglobulin-like protein 1, translating into MESHLLMLAAIIAGSYLHHVMPASLNETTYLVTVSSHLTAGNKEILCALIKTPTEPASLTITLDVDSSSTKIGQLSFKTEIYRCFQFLVPIVSSTTVASISVKIQGKMDSLYQETKVLIEPPAFVHIVQTEKPIYKPGQTVQFRIVSMDTNFIPVNRMYKEVTIEDPNSNRIAQWMDKSIDGGILDLSHSTIPEAAQGIYVITAETDKGETVSHNFEIKEYVLPKFEVTVNLPTVITILDDEVTLKICGKYTYGKPVLGSVRAEFCRRSNQFSWLPSPKQKDICKTFELSTDKSGCATQNVALAGFAINTYKYFDSFEVTAELEEFGTGVILKASGSASFTTQIRTVSFEDLPSSYKPGLPLEGKIKVTGADGSPIANQAVYLYVVDSLEFTLYTDQKGIAVFSLDTSSWSESVSLSATTIIKEKNEQTVPEVRFPDYGTAYQYVTRFYSQSKSFVGFSENSVDIPCDKNGFLLAQYIIQGEDLQKGQRFLNFYYLVESKGSIVQQGTVQVAVNDRTVNKGTIKIPLTNVIDLAPIAQVVVYTIVSSGEVVADSRDFPIQLCLNNKVSLKFSAVQELPGAKTTLTLRAQPSSLCSVRAIDQSVLLLKSEEELTVDYVYNQLPIKKMWEYDYQVEDDSFNPCFPRPWPRPIALEPELLPRELRDTVSHIFPLYEGDDVYTIFKNIGIKIITNSDVRAPRSCITFEHGMFGDGTPSGMTGMAAPAPEGEKTETIRTYFPETWIWDLVSVGSSGSTSLVKTVPDTITKWTAGAFCVSPAGFGVAPNVRLTAFQPFFVSLTLPYSVVRGEVFTLKATVFNYLPKCIMVKATLVKSDQFTFKNCDGCVYSSVCLCAEESKTFSWIVTPTALGDVTLKVSAEAEKSNKKCGTEVVTVPTLGQVDTVITTLLVEAEGVPQMVSHNALLCPAKGPVSKKISLELPEDFVNGSEGASVSVVGDLMGRAMKNLDKLLAMPYGCGEQNMLLFAPNIFILDYLKSTGQLKESTQKMAVGYLESGYQRELNYKRDDGSYSAFGMGDPSGNTWLTTFVMKSFNAAKQYIFVDQKYIQDARTWLSGLQKPDGCIQSLGKLFHNGMKGGVSDDVSLTAYVAAAMLELDGNATNPVVQNCLKCLRTAVSGKITNLYTVALLSYTFTLAGDQDMRSKLITLLDQKSINEGGTRHWKRDGASETDLDSVEVEMTSYVLLALLSGPSLPGFGLDYAAGIVRWLAQQQNPFGGFSSTQDTVVALQALAKYATATFSPEGSTTVTVTSVGGLNKRFTVNKDNRLLYQEEKLTQIPGEYTIKAEGQSCVLAQISLFYNIPPPSDFSAFEISTNTRGQCDIPRPEFTLFVEVKFQGRREETNMVVINIKLLSGYILQDNSLKMLKENRLVKRVDVEEGYINIYLDGLKKGQKETFNVILEEDQQVGNLKPAVVKVYDYYQTSDEAVTDYTSPCNK; encoded by the exons ATGGAATCTCACCTGCTCATGCTCGCTGCCATCATTGCTGGATCCTACCTGCACCATGTGATGCCAGCCAGCCTCAATGAAAC AACCTATTTGGTGACTGTCAGCTCCCATCTGACAGCAGGAAACAAGGAGATCTTGTGCGCTCTGATCAAAACCCCTACAGAGCCCGCCTCCTTGACCATCACCCTGGATGTGGACTCTTCCAGCACGAAGATCGGGCAGCTgtcttttaaaactgaaatctACCGCTGCTTCcagtttctg GTCCCTATAGTGTCCAGCACAACTGTGGCATCCATCAGTGTGAAAATTCAGGGTAAGATGGACTCACTGTACCAGGAGACCAAAGTCCTGATAGAACCTCCTGCTTTTGTCCACATTGTCCAGACAGAAAAACCCATCTACAAGCCTGGACAGACCG ttCAGTTCCGGATTGTATCCATGGATACCAACTTTATTCCCGTAAACCGCATG taTAAAGAAGTTACAATTGAG GATCCCAACTCAAACCGCATCGCTCAATGGATGGACAAGTCCATTGATGGAGGCATTCTTGACCTTTCTCACTCCACCATTCCTGAAGCTGCACAAGGAATCTACGTGATAACTGCTGAGACAGACAAAGGAGAAACGGTTTCCCATAACTTTGAGATAAAAGAATATG TTTTGCCAAAGTTTGAAGTAACTGTAAACCTGCCCACTGTGATCACCATCCTGGATGATGAAGTAACACTGAAGATCTGCGGAAA ATACACCTATGGGAAACCAGTTCTAGGATCAGTCAGAGCTGAGTTTTGCAGACGTTCAAACCAGTTTTCTTGGTTGCCGTCCCCAAAACAAAAGGACATCTGCAAGACATTCGAACTTTCT acgGATAAAAGTGGATGCGCCACACAAAACGTAGCCTTGGCAGGCTTTGCCATAAATACCTACAAGTATTTTGACTCATTTGAGGTGACGGCTGAACTAGAGGAGTTTGGTACAG GTGTCATTCTTAAGGCCAGTGGAAGTGCCAGCTTCACCACTCAGATCAGAACCGTCTCCTTTGAGGACCTACCCTCGTCTTACAAGCCGGGCCTCCCGCTCGAGGGAAAG atcAAAGTGACTGGTGCAGATGGCAGTCCCATCGCAAACCAAGCAGTCTACTTGTATGTTGTAGACTCACTAGAATTCACCCTCTATACAGATCAGAAAGGAATCGCTGTGTTTTCTCTGGACACATCCTCGTGGTCGGAATCAGTCTCTCTGTCG GCAACCaccataataaaagaaaaaaatgaacaaactgttCCTGAAGTACGGTTTCCTGACTATGGGACGGCCTACCAGTATGTTACAAGATTTTACTCCCAGAGCAAGAGCTTTGTGGGGTTCAGTGAGAACAGCGTGGATATACCATGCGACAAAAATGGATTCCTGCTGGCTCAATACATCATCCAGGGGGAGGATCTACAGAAAGGGCAAAGGTTTCTTAACTTCTATTACCTG GTGGAGTCCAAAGGTTCCATTGTGCAGCAGGGCACTGTCCAAGTGGCGGTTAACGATAGAACAG TCAACAAAGGAACGATAAAGATCCCCCTCACCAATGTGATCGACCTGGCTCCAATTGCCCAGGTGGTGGTTTACACCATAGTGTCAAGTGGAGAAGTTGTTGCAGACAGCAGGGACTTCCCCATTCAGCTTTGCCTCAACAACAAG GTGTCCTTGAAGTTCTCGGCTGTCCAGGAGCTTCCAGGAGCAAAGACCACATTGACTCTGCGGGCTCAGCCCAGCTCCCTCTGCTCTGTCAGAGCCATTGACCAGAGTGTCCTCCTTCTCAAGTCAGAGGAGGAGCTTACGGTTGACTAT GTCTACAACCAGCTGCCCATCAAGAAAATGTGGGAATATGACTATCAGGTTGAGGACGACTCCTTCAATCCCTGCTTTCCTAGACCATGGCCAAGACCGATTGCACTGGAGCCCGAACTCCTGCCCAGAGAACTTCGTGATACAGTTTCACACATTTTTCCCTTATATGAGGGTGATGATGTTTACACTATCTTCAAG aacatTGGGATCAAAATAATTACAAACTCTGATGTGAGAGCACCCAGATCTTGCATTACCTTTGAACACG GGATGTTTGGTGATGGTACGCCGTCAGGGATGACAGGCATGGCAGCCCCAGCACCAGAGGGAGAGAAAACGGAGACCATAAGAACATATTTCCCTGAAACCTGGATCTGGGACCTGGTTTCTGTGGG ATCCAGTGGATCGACCAGTTTGGTGAAGACCGTCCCTGACACCATCACTAAGTGGACAGCCGGAGCTTTCTGTGTGTCTCCTGCTGGCTTTGGCGTTGCTCCCAATGTTAGACTAACAGCTTTCCAGCCATTCTTTGTCAGCCTCACTCTGCCCTACTCTGTCGTCAGAGGAGAGGTGTTCACTCTCAAAGCCACCGTCTTCAACTACCTCCCCAAATGCATCATG GTGAAGGCAACTTTGGTCAAGTCTGATCAGTTCACCTTCAAGAACTGTGACGGCTGCGTCTACagcagtgtgtgtctgtgtgcagagGAGAGCAAGACCTTCTCCTGGATCGTGACGCCAACTGCTCTAG GTGATGTGACTCTGAAGGTTAGCGCTGAGGCTGAGAAGAGCAACAAGAAATGTGGCACAGAGGTGGTCACAGTCCCCACCCTGGGTCAGGTCGACACTGTGATTACCACGCTGTTGGTAGAG GCTGAAGGAGTCCCACAGATGGTCAGCCACAACGCTCTCCTGTGTCCTGCAA AAGGACCAGTGAGTAAGAAAATCTCTCTTGAGCTTCCTGAAGATTTTGTGAATGGATCAGAGGGAGCCTCTGTGTCTGTTGTGG GTGATCTGATGGGCCGGGCCATGAAGAACCTAGACAAACTCTTGGCCATGCCGTATGGctgtggagaacaaaatatGTTGCTGTTTGCTCCAAACATCTTTATCCTCGACTACCTGAAGAGCACTGGTCAGCTGAAAGAGTCAACTCAGAAGATGGCTGTAGGATACTTGGAGAGCG GATATCAGAGGGAGCTCAATTACAAACGTGATGATGGTTCCTACAGCGCTTTTGGAATGGGTGACCCGTCTGGAAACACCTG GCTTACTACTTTTGTCATGAAATCCTTCAACGCTGCAAAACAGTACATCTTCGTGGACCAGAAGtacatccaagatgccagaACTTGGCTGTCTGGACTCCAGAAGCCCGACGGCTGCATTCAGTCTCTTGGGAAACTCTTCCACAACGGCATGAAG GGGGGAGTGAGTGATGACGTGTCCCTGACAGCCTACGTTGCTGCTGCCATGCTGGAGCTGGACGGAAATGCCACT AATCCAGTGGTTCAGAACTGCCTGAAATGTCTGAGAACTGCAGTGTCGGGTAAAATAACCAATCTGTACACCGTCGCCCTGCTGTCCTACACCTTCACCCTGGCTGGAGACCAGGACATGAGGAGCAAACTCATCACCCTCCTGGACCAGAAGTCCATCAATGAAG GAGGTACTCGTCACTGGAAGAGAGACGGTGCTTCTGAAACAGACCTGGACTCAGTGGAGGTGGAGATGACGTCCTATGTGCTCTTGGCTCTGCTCTCCGGTCCATCTCTGCCAGGCTTTGGTTTGGATTATGCCGCCGGCATCGTGCGTTGGCTCGCTCAGCAGCAGAATCCGTTTGGCGGCTTCTCGTCCACACAG GACACAGTCGTGGCCCTCCAAGCTCTGGCCAAGTATGCTACTGCCACCTTCAGTCCGGAAGGCAGTACTACAGTCACAGTGACTTCAGTGGGTGGTCTGAACAAACGCTTCACTGTAAATAAGGACAACAGACTGCTTTACCAAGAAGAGAAACTGACCCAGATTCCTGGAGAGTACACAATTAAAGCTGAGGGTCAGAGCTGTGTGCTGGCACAG ATCTCTTTGTTCTACAACATCCCCCCTCCTTCCGACTTTTCTGCCTTTGAAATCTCTACCAACACTAGGGGTCAATGTGACATTCCCCGACCAGAGTTCACGCTCTTTGTGGAAGTCAA GTTTCAGGGCAGACGAGAGGAAACCAACATGGTGGTGATCAACATTAAGCTGCTGTCTGGTTACATTCTGCAGGACAACTCTTTGAAAATG CTGAAGGAAAACCGCTTGGTGAAGCGTGTGGACGTGGAGGAAGGTTACATCAACATCTATCTGGACGGG TTAAAGAAGGGTCAGAAAGAAACTTTCAATGTGATCCTGGAGGAGGATCAGCAGGTCGGAAACCTGAAACCAGCCGTGGTCAAAGTCTACGATTACTATCAGACAA GTGATGAGGCGGTCACTGATTACACTTCTCCCTGCAATAA gtga